The Glycine max cultivar Williams 82 chromosome 3, Glycine_max_v4.0, whole genome shotgun sequence sequence acTCTTTGATTTGGTTGTTTTCTATGTCATTGGAGAGTTTGACTGGTTTAGGGTGCTGAACTCATGGGCTACAATCACAATTTTAACAACATTGATGCTTACGGCTCAGAAATTTGGAATACACTGTACAtattttgttttcctatttGTCCTCTCAAATGCTCTATGGTGTTTGCTCCACGTGTGGCATATTCTTCTACATTGATCAATCTTAGTTTTGCTTTTCTTGTCTTCAGACTTCAATTTTGTTATGATGTTGACAATTACCTTTATCTTTGAAAACTATTTGGGGTATAGACAAGAAAACAGGACAAAGTTTTCTAATTTCGTGTCTTTTACATACAAAATTACCAATGGCCGAGAGGCAATGCATCTTTGTCctgttttgtaatttaaaagCACGCTGTGTTCATTAATGCCATTGGCAAGCTATGCTTCTTCACTTACACTGCGTTTACATGTTTTCCCCCTTTTAGTTTATGTTTACAtcttctctattttttattttctcatttggGGTAATGCTCTTTAGAAAGATTATGCTTTTGGCAGAGGTGCAGTTTAACTTTTTGCCCTTTTGTTTGGACAGGTCTGGCCAATCCATGTTGACCTGAAGTTTTTGGAACCGGTTGGGCGAGAACTTAAGATGCTTGGAAAGGTGAAGACCTTTTTACTTATATTATGTTTTCATGCATGCAAGGAAAAAATGACACTTCTTGAAGTTGATCTTGATGAGCTATTTGCATTTGATATTGATGAAATGTGGAATATAATAGATTTACTTGCATAGTTCTCAACTGATGTACTGCATTCAATAGCAAATTCAAATCCAATATATTTATGCTTCAATTTGCAGAGAGAATCAGGAACTGAACAATTTTGCTACTAGCCAAATATATTTGCACCCTGGGATAACAACTACATTAATTACTGATGAGTTTTGAggaagagatagagagagagagtgatgtgaacctgagtaggagcggatcgtttgatacaggctacggaggttttggatgacgccacttccagtgaaggaagataagtcagggtagacgccacaaggattaccttgataagtctgataattggttcaacaaggaacccagagagaaactctcaccaaatttgatcaaaatgccaaaagttttttttattgaaaataaaaaccaatacttatagtgtatcagaacaaaaagataaaaatagacatgggtctTCTAAACAGGTtggaccaaaattacaataaataaaaattataactaaaaacatatttaacttggaccttcaaattagtttgggccttcagcaacaattaattgtcttgatagtgtctctgcctctggatcttcatccttctccacttgggccttcatccttctccacttgggggctttgtccttctccacttgggtcttcgtccttctccacttgggcctttatccttctccacttgggggctttgtccttctccacttaggccttcgtccttctccacttggacctttagcctgtatttggccagtttcatgattctcatcagagAGGGAGATGGGATGGAACAGCTTGAGTTCTTTCTTATGAAGTATGGTATATGTAGATTACTGTTTCCTCGAAATTTGGCTACAATGTCTACATCCTGTGGAAATGCATATATTTGGTTTAAGTGCATTCTTACCACTTCACGGGAACTGGTTAAACTTAAAATACGTAAATAAACTCTAATCTTAAGTATTGCAGTTGCTTGTGTATCGATTAATTTGTCTTGTCCGTGTATTTGTATAGCAGATATATTATTTGCCTGTTAATTGTTATACATTAAAGGTGATGTGTTTAGGTGAGACATGCAATTGTAAATATGCGATGAATTGTTATGATTGATGCACAGTTGTTTTTATGCATGCAGTTCATGGATGACGCTGTTGAACTAATGAACAAATCATTCATAGAGCGCTGATAATATGGGCTTTTATGAAGAGATGAAGTAGCcgcaatttgattttttttttttaagtaatgagAAGTATAGACAAACATATAGCGACTGTAACATTTGTGGCGTATTTTGTAATGTGAAAGATAAATGCAACGCGCGATAGTTTTGTTCGGCACTCATAATTAGTTCCCTTCCTTCCCCTGTAATGCCAATTAAAAACTATTTCTGAGAATccaatgtttcttctttttggcCCTATGCAATGCGGTAGATTGCATTACGTAGGAAGGCATAACATAGTTTGAACCGTAAGTGGAATTCACTTGTATCCTATGCTGTGTTTTGCAGTTCAAATTTGCTTGTCACACTCACACCAAAACCATCGTTATTTTGATATACACCATCTTCGATTGGTGATGGAAATGGCATTGCAAAATTTAAGCAGGATTTGACTGCTGTAGAATTCAAATAATCATAACTCAAAAGCGGTTAAATGATAAAAGTGACGAGGaagaagaatatatatatacagtCTTAAATTAGCCTGATCCTATACTTAAAGGAACAGACACTTTTCATTccaatgaaaagagaaaaatgaaacaacGTCACGTTACATTGCGGACGCATAATCACTGAATCGTTAGTTGAATTTGTTAAAGAATAACcgtcaagcgtaatatcgtgtaagacaagaagaagagaagcaaaaaagaagacaGAAGCATTGTTGCAGTGGTGGACATGTCATCCGTGTATTCCATTCCGGACTCCGTGGTGTCATCGGCAGGTCCTCTGCTCCACATGCCAAGGTTGTTGTCCCTGTTGATCCAtacataaatttatcatattttcataAAGCTATGATAAGAGTTGAGGATAAGTATGCATACCTGGCATTACCGAGAACACCTGCGGACATGGTGAGAAAAGAGATGCGATCAGCGGATTTGGGTTGGACGCTGTATGCCTTCTCATACTTAACTTCAAGTTCTTCACCAGACGCAACAAAAAAGGCCCCGTTCAGGAGAATGTCACCCTCGGAGCGCCAGTTCCATCCCTTCCACTTGGACTGTTGCGTGTCGACTCTCTTAGTAACTTCCTTAGCGAAGGGGTTTTCCGGTGCCATGTAACGGTTACCCTGGCTGTTTATGGTGGGCTCGCCGCTGCCACCAATGGCGTACATCTCCCACTCGGTGAAGTCGTTGTTGACGACGTGGATGTATCCCCTCCGGCAGCGGGGCATGCGCTGGACGAGCTTCTCCCCGAAGTGGTTGAAGGCGATGGTGACCTGCATTCCGGAGTCAGGGAGGTAGTCGTCGCTGTGGCCGAGTAGCATGACCTCGTTGTGGTGGGATAGCATGTTGTTGGAGATGGTTATCCCTGTGGACCCCATCACCGCGTCGATCAGACCGTCCTTGCACCGTGAAAGGGTGCAGTGGTCGATCCATATGTCCTTCGACCCGAAGATGGAGATGCCGTCTCCGTCTGATTCTGTCCGGAATCCGTAGTGCTCCGGGCTTGACCGAACGTTTGTGTTCCCTGCAATCGCATAGCCCAACAACACTCTTCgtcatcttctctacaatagtaACTTAATATTTTACAGTGCTAATTCAACAATTTTTCTAAGATTCTGTTCTTGTATTCTTCTTACTATAAGATCATCTCCATCACCCTGTTTATCTCACTTTTTCTTTAATGGTGTGCTTATTCAATACTCCTCAAGCAAAAACTTTTTTGTATGAGCATTAGtccttaaaatttttgttagtgctatgtatataattttatgaaataatgatACGTTATAAAGATGCGAAAGTTATTCGTGAAACtcattttagtaaaattttgaGACTTGTTAGATTTGATAGACGagttcaattataaaaaataaatagatttaaatacatttttttgtcttattaattaattttttttattcttgtaaagatattattttagttcttgtaaaattttaaagactaaaaaaaatacattttgaaaagaaaaaaattgtagaaacaaaaatgaaaaacatattaaattgcATAAATGAAAAAAGTATTTCAACCAAATAAATATGTGTAGTGTGTAAAGgtgaaacttatttaaaaactccaaaaaagaaaaaaggaaaagagttgtTAGATTGAAAATAGTCAGTTGTTTAACAACTTCCTTttataattaaggaaaaattatttcttgtACAGATACcaaaagagattcaaagataTTTGTAGAGGGAATAAAGGgatgatttttaaatataaaaattaaaagataaagctTGTGTAAATAAATGAGTAATTTTTCCTATAATTAATTAGGATATCAAATATAAGAATCTAAGTACTGCCATAAGATTTTTGATgactttgaaaaaagaaaatcaccgttactttttcttatttttgtataagtggacaaaatctaaataataatttatataagtgAACATCAACTTACATAAGTCGTCAGcaacttaatgaaaaaataagaaaaagtaaCGCACCGTAACTTTCATAGTTAAAGTCATTTAATCTATTTCTATAAGATGCAAGAATGAACATTAAAGTTTTagatttcacaaaaaaaaaaaaaagagtttaggaatgattttttttaacatgggtATCAATAAGAATATTATAGTAACTTATCTAAACTAATCTAATAGTGATGTTATTCTTATTCTTAGTCCCTACCTAACAATGTTGTGGAAAAATTAGCCTCCcatctcatgaaaaaaaaagtattgatttaaatatttaaaacaattacttttttaaagTTAGTTTAAACATAATCTTGAAATACTTTATAACTTTATATAAAACCCTCCTCCACAAAACATGCACagctttttctatttttcaagcCGCAAGAACTGATCAGTGAGAAGGGGATTCGAAAGAATAGACCTCAAATGTCCCgactgtttttttatttgttttttcataacaaaaaaacaGTCGCTACCTTCCAATTTGTGTCATTATTCTCATCGAATTCAATTTCATTATGTTGAGGAAAACAACAGATACCTGAGGGATGACAATGATGGATGTGAATGTTGTGAATGATGACATTGCTTATAAACTGCAAAGTAATGCACCCTCCTCCCACAATGTGCACATCAGCTCCACGCCCATCAATGGTCTTGTAGCTGTTAAAAATCAGTTCCTGAGACAGCTTAATCATCATGTTACTAGGGAACACGATCCACAGTGGCTCGTTCTGTATCACTGCGTATCTAAGCGTGCCAGGTTTTGGGTTCACAGGGTCATCATCAGAGGAATCAGTAACAACGTAAAATTCACCACCTTTTCCTCCCTTTGCGTACTGACCGAACCCAATGACGCAGTCAGCTAGCCTCTGCCGGTTATTTGGCCAATCTGGGTCACATTTCCAACAATCATCGATGGGATTTCCCGTTAG is a genomic window containing:
- the LOC100775595 gene encoding probable pectate lyase 12; this encodes MLLQTTCIFLLSVLLSSFSPLGTAMLNLTLPGAHPDPEAVAHEVHRKVNASIARREMLSVSEKDGSSCLTGNPIDDCWKCDPDWPNNRQRLADCVIGFGQYAKGGKGGEFYVVTDSSDDDPVNPKPGTLRYAVIQNEPLWIVFPSNMMIKLSQELIFNSYKTIDGRGADVHIVGGGCITLQFISNVIIHNIHIHHCHPSGNTNVRSSPEHYGFRTESDGDGISIFGSKDIWIDHCTLSRCKDGLIDAVMGSTGITISNNMLSHHNEVMLLGHSDDYLPDSGMQVTIAFNHFGEKLVQRMPRCRRGYIHVVNNDFTEWEMYAIGGSGEPTINSQGNRYMAPENPFAKEVTKRVDTQQSKWKGWNWRSEGDILLNGAFFVASGEELEVKYEKAYSVQPKSADRISFLTMSAGVLGNARDNNLGMWSRGPADDTTESGMEYTDDMSTTATMLLSSFLLLFFLSYTILRLTVIL